In Dyadobacter subterraneus, a single genomic region encodes these proteins:
- a CDS encoding Gfo/Idh/MocA family protein → MNSRRDFLQKVSLGIGVTALAGLPATAAAPSVPLVRAEKQLRVAIMGLGGYANIVADAMQKCTMATLVGVVSGTPSKIDTWKKKYNIPDKNTYNYETVSELKNNPDIDIVYVTTPNSLHHKHVLQIAATGKHVICEKPVADNAKQTREMIAACEKAGVKFYIGYRLHFEPHTRELIRMRESGELGKIMHVNNYMGFKSGDPTQWRLKKALAGGGAMMDVGVYALNGARYCTGEEPIWVTAQETKTDPIKFKEVDETITFQLGFPSGVIANCGTTYNFNNFERLYVIGEKGFVELSPAFGYGPIKGRTNAGPMNMPPHVPHQTLQMDGLADIILNNKPDPHITGQEGLKDMIVVDAVYESIRKGGQKIFINKA, encoded by the coding sequence ATGAATTCTCGTCGTGATTTCCTTCAAAAGGTTTCTCTTGGTATTGGCGTAACTGCACTGGCTGGTTTGCCGGCAACGGCGGCGGCTCCATCCGTTCCCCTGGTACGTGCTGAAAAGCAGCTCCGTGTTGCTATTATGGGTTTAGGCGGTTATGCCAATATCGTAGCCGATGCCATGCAAAAATGTACAATGGCGACACTCGTTGGTGTTGTTTCGGGCACACCATCCAAAATTGACACCTGGAAAAAGAAATACAATATCCCTGACAAAAATACTTACAACTATGAGACTGTCAGCGAATTAAAGAATAATCCGGACATTGATATTGTTTATGTAACAACGCCAAATTCACTGCATCACAAACATGTACTGCAAATCGCAGCGACCGGAAAACATGTTATTTGTGAAAAACCCGTTGCAGATAATGCCAAACAAACCCGTGAAATGATCGCAGCTTGTGAAAAAGCAGGTGTTAAATTTTACATCGGTTACCGTCTGCATTTTGAACCGCATACACGCGAACTCATCCGCATGCGTGAATCGGGTGAACTTGGAAAAATTATGCATGTCAATAATTACATGGGTTTCAAAAGCGGTGATCCTACGCAGTGGCGTTTGAAAAAGGCACTGGCTGGCGGTGGGGCTATGATGGATGTTGGTGTGTATGCATTAAATGGAGCACGATATTGTACAGGTGAAGAACCGATTTGGGTAACGGCTCAGGAAACAAAAACGGATCCGATAAAATTTAAAGAAGTAGATGAAACGATTACTTTTCAACTCGGATTTCCCAGCGGCGTGATTGCTAATTGCGGGACAACTTATAACTTCAATAATTTCGAAAGACTTTATGTTATTGGTGAAAAAGGATTTGTTGAACTCAGTCCGGCGTTTGGTTATGGACCGATAAAAGGAAGAACAAATGCAGGTCCAATGAACATGCCACCGCACGTTCCACACCAAACCTTACAAATGGATGGACTTGCCGATATTATTCTGAACAATAAACCTGATCCGCATATAACCGGACAGGAAGGATTAAAGGATATGATTGTTGTAGACGCTGTTTATGAATCGATCAGAAAAGGAGGACAGAAAATTTTTATTAATAAAGCATAA
- a CDS encoding Gfo/Idh/MocA family protein, producing the protein MITHTIGIIMNGVTGRMGTNQHLLRSIVAIIEQGGVKISADEIIMPDPILVGRNKAKLEALGKQSGITKFTTDLDSVLANPHFQIYFDAQVTGRRAPAVKKAILAGKHIYCEKPTGTTTEEALELYDLATAAGLKNGVVQDKLWLPGMLKLKRLMENDFFGKILSVRGEFGYWVFEGHSIPAQRPSWNYRKEDDGGIIVDMLCHWRYVLDNLFGKVKAVSCLGATHIPERIDENGKPYTCTADDACYATFELEGDVIAQFNSSWTVRVRRDDLLTLQVDGTKGSAVAGLRECYTQHYGNTPKPVWNPDIAQPIPFFDGWSKVPEQENFDNAFKAQWELFLKHVVKDTPFPWNLKAGARGVQLAEKGIESWEKRQWVTIDEL; encoded by the coding sequence GCCGCATGGGAACCAACCAGCATTTACTTCGCTCCATTGTAGCCATCATTGAACAAGGTGGTGTAAAAATCTCGGCAGACGAAATCATTATGCCGGACCCGATTCTGGTTGGGAGAAATAAAGCGAAACTGGAAGCTTTGGGCAAACAATCTGGCATCACAAAATTCACGACTGATCTGGATTCTGTTCTGGCTAATCCTCATTTTCAGATTTATTTTGACGCACAGGTAACAGGTCGCAGAGCGCCGGCGGTGAAAAAAGCCATTCTGGCCGGGAAACATATTTATTGCGAAAAACCAACGGGTACCACAACGGAAGAAGCACTTGAACTTTACGATCTCGCTACCGCAGCAGGACTTAAAAACGGTGTGGTTCAGGACAAACTGTGGCTTCCGGGTATGTTGAAATTGAAACGGCTGATGGAAAATGATTTCTTCGGAAAAATACTTTCTGTTCGCGGGGAATTTGGATACTGGGTTTTTGAAGGACATTCCATTCCAGCCCAACGCCCTTCATGGAATTATAGAAAAGAAGATGACGGCGGAATTATTGTCGATATGCTTTGCCACTGGCGCTATGTGCTTGATAATCTTTTTGGAAAAGTAAAAGCAGTATCATGTTTGGGAGCAACACATATTCCTGAAAGAATTGATGAAAATGGCAAACCCTATACATGCACAGCCGATGACGCATGTTACGCGACTTTTGAGTTGGAAGGTGATGTCATCGCCCAGTTCAATTCTTCATGGACAGTTCGTGTTCGTCGGGATGATTTGCTGACTTTGCAGGTTGACGGAACAAAAGGTTCTGCTGTGGCTGGCTTGCGTGAATGTTATACCCAACATTACGGAAACACGCCAAAACCTGTCTGGAACCCGGATATAGCTCAGCCAATTCCATTTTTCGATGGCTGGTCAAAAGTACCGGAGCAGGAAAATTTTGATAATGCCTTTAAAGCGCAGTGGGAATTATTTTTAAAACATGTTGTAAAAGATACGCCGTTCCCATGGAATCTTAAAGCCGGAGCACGTGGTGTTCAACTAGCCGAAAAAGGAATAGAAAGCTGGGAAAAGCGTCAATGGGTTACCATTGACGAATTATAA
- a CDS encoding ring-cleaving dioxygenase, which yields MENLINGLHHITALASDAQRNVDFYVGILGLKMVKKTVNFDAPDVYHLYYGDETGSPGSIVTFFPYAGLVRGRKGGGQLTYSAFSIPTASLSFWMDRLVHFGIPYAGPYRRFNETYLRFEDYDGMGVELVANDIDKRKGWDNGKIPTEYSIRGAYTVSLNEYKIDKTVSLLTDIMQHRLVAEENGIYRFEAGAGGPGSYVDVLESPKDIRALQGAGSVHHVAFATDSDETQLEIREKLLSGSYNPTEVLDRNYFHSIYYREPGGILFEIATNPPGFSVDESVSELGTSLKLPEWYEPRREKIEAELPVIVAESK from the coding sequence ATGGAAAATCTAATTAACGGCTTGCACCATATCACTGCATTGGCAAGCGACGCACAAAGAAATGTAGATTTTTATGTAGGAATTCTGGGTTTGAAAATGGTTAAAAAAACCGTCAATTTTGACGCTCCGGATGTATACCATTTATATTATGGTGATGAAACCGGCTCACCAGGATCCATTGTTACATTTTTTCCTTATGCCGGATTGGTTCGTGGAAGAAAAGGAGGCGGACAGTTGACCTATTCTGCTTTTTCAATTCCCACGGCTTCATTGAGTTTCTGGATGGATCGGTTGGTGCATTTTGGTATTCCATACGCCGGGCCTTACAGACGATTTAATGAAACTTATCTTCGTTTTGAAGATTATGACGGAATGGGCGTAGAGCTAGTTGCGAATGATATTGACAAACGTAAGGGCTGGGATAATGGAAAAATTCCTACCGAATATTCGATCCGTGGAGCTTATACAGTTTCGCTGAATGAATATAAAATTGATAAAACAGTTTCTTTGTTGACAGACATAATGCAGCATCGTTTGGTTGCTGAAGAAAATGGAATTTACAGATTTGAAGCCGGTGCCGGCGGTCCGGGTTCTTATGTGGATGTACTTGAATCGCCAAAAGATATTCGGGCATTACAAGGTGCGGGTTCTGTACACCATGTTGCCTTTGCGACGGATAGTGATGAAACGCAGCTGGAAATTCGGGAGAAATTATTATCGGGAAGTTATAATCCAACCGAAGTATTGGACCGTAATTATTTCCACAGTATTTATTACCGCGAGCCTGGTGGAATTTTATTTGAAATCGCAACAAATCCTCCCGGATTTTCGGTGGATGAAAGTGTTTCTGAATTAGGTACTTCCTTGAAATTACCAGAATGGTATGAACCAAGAAGAGAGAAAATCGAGGCGGAACTTCCAGTCATCGTTGCAGAAAGTAAATAG
- a CDS encoding MFS transporter, with amino-acid sequence MSAIPQSRPSLLSQLMQVPVIVAALGYLVDMYDLFLFSVVRVPSLKALNVADDQLLTQGIKLLNYQMAGMLIGGVLWGILADKKGRLSVLFGSIIMYSLANISNGFVTSVDQYAILRFIAGVGLAGELGAGITLVTEVLPKEVRGYGTTLVATLGVMGAILAYFVADLFAWRVSYFVGGGMGLILLVLRFNVFESGMFQKIKEKSVDQGNILMIIGNGKRFSKYLMAILVGLPIWFVVGILITFSPEFGHAKGIVGVNAGKAVMLAFSGQVFGDIASGLFSQYLQSRKKVIGLFITLSLCMMITYLLIPLQDAFSFYIVCAFLGFCNGYWTLFITIAAELFGTNLRATVATTVPNFVRGATIPLAALFVQFKPNLGVINSGLTLGIITSIIALIALYFLEETFTKDMNFVEKD; translated from the coding sequence ATGTCAGCCATTCCGCAATCCCGTCCGTCTTTGTTATCGCAGCTTATGCAGGTGCCTGTTATTGTTGCTGCGCTTGGTTATCTGGTGGATATGTATGATCTGTTTTTATTCAGCGTAGTTCGTGTTCCGAGCCTTAAAGCGTTGAATGTGGCGGACGACCAGTTACTAACACAAGGTATTAAATTATTGAATTACCAAATGGCCGGTATGCTGATTGGGGGTGTTTTATGGGGAATCCTGGCAGATAAAAAAGGACGACTTTCAGTTCTTTTCGGGTCTATCATTATGTATTCATTGGCAAATATCAGCAATGGATTTGTCACGTCGGTTGATCAATATGCGATTTTACGTTTTATAGCTGGCGTAGGTCTGGCAGGGGAACTTGGTGCAGGCATTACGCTGGTTACGGAAGTCTTACCGAAAGAAGTTCGTGGATACGGAACAACGCTCGTGGCTACCTTAGGTGTAATGGGAGCCATTCTGGCCTATTTTGTAGCCGATTTATTTGCATGGAGAGTTTCTTATTTTGTCGGTGGCGGAATGGGACTGATACTTTTGGTACTGAGATTCAATGTTTTTGAATCAGGTATGTTTCAAAAAATAAAAGAAAAAAGTGTTGATCAGGGAAATATTCTGATGATTATCGGAAACGGTAAACGGTTTAGTAAGTATCTGATGGCGATTCTGGTTGGACTTCCAATCTGGTTTGTTGTTGGTATCTTAATTACATTTTCACCTGAATTTGGTCACGCCAAAGGAATTGTGGGCGTCAATGCGGGCAAGGCCGTCATGCTCGCTTTTTCGGGTCAGGTTTTTGGTGATATCGCCAGCGGATTATTTAGTCAGTATTTACAAAGCCGCAAAAAGGTGATTGGTTTATTTATCACGCTTTCACTTTGTATGATGATAACTTACCTCTTGATTCCTTTGCAGGATGCCTTTTCATTTTACATCGTTTGTGCGTTTTTGGGATTTTGTAATGGATACTGGACCTTATTCATTACCATAGCCGCCGAACTTTTCGGTACAAATTTACGCGCGACAGTAGCAACGACCGTTCCTAATTTTGTTCGTGGAGCTACAATTCCGCTGGCTGCTTTATTTGTTCAATTCAAACCCAATCTTGGCGTAATTAACAGTGGGCTCACTTTGGGTATTATTACCAGTATTATTGCGCTGATCGCATTGTACTTTTTGGAGGAAACATTTACAAAGGATATGAATTTTGTGGAGAAGGATTGA
- a CDS encoding 3-ketoacyl-ACP reductase produces MKKTALITGGSRGIGFGIAKSLAKEGFNLAINGVRDEENAAEALEELRQLGAEVLYCQGSIAIAEDREKIIAKAYEFFGPINLLVNNAGIAPRVRMDLLETTPENYQEVLTTNLEGPFFFTQSVAKKMAHAKQNNHVFEATIIFVTSISATVVSTNRGEYCVSKAGLAMTSALFAVRMAEYNIPVFEIRPGVIATDMTAKVQEKYNGLFENGMALQPRWGTPDDVGKAVASLTRGDFPYSTGQVIGVDGGMLIDRL; encoded by the coding sequence ATGAAAAAGACAGCACTTATAACCGGAGGAAGTCGCGGAATTGGTTTCGGAATTGCTAAATCGCTGGCAAAAGAAGGGTTCAATCTTGCCATTAACGGCGTTCGTGACGAAGAAAATGCAGCAGAAGCATTGGAAGAACTTCGCCAGCTCGGTGCAGAAGTACTTTATTGTCAGGGAAGTATTGCGATTGCGGAAGACCGTGAGAAAATCATCGCCAAGGCTTACGAGTTTTTTGGACCAATAAATTTGCTGGTCAATAATGCAGGAATTGCGCCGCGGGTTAGAATGGATTTGCTTGAAACGACTCCTGAAAATTATCAGGAAGTATTAACAACCAATCTGGAAGGACCATTTTTTTTCACCCAAAGTGTTGCAAAAAAAATGGCTCATGCTAAGCAGAATAATCATGTATTTGAAGCAACCATCATTTTTGTCACATCAATTTCCGCCACTGTGGTATCAACAAACCGTGGAGAATATTGTGTTTCAAAAGCCGGTCTGGCTATGACCAGCGCACTTTTTGCTGTTCGTATGGCAGAATATAATATTCCGGTTTTTGAAATTCGTCCAGGTGTAATTGCAACCGACATGACCGCCAAAGTTCAGGAGAAATATAATGGACTTTTTGAGAATGGAATGGCGCTGCAACCACGCTGGGGAACGCCAGATGACGTAGGAAAAGCCGTAGCATCGCTCACAAGAGGCGATTTCCCCTACTCTACCGGTCAGGTTATCGGCGTAGATGGCGGAATGCTGATAGACAGACTTTGA
- a CDS encoding DUF3244 domain-containing protein — protein sequence MKNSFKNIALAFAFVTSFTFAANAENKETKKTSSFGTGVYINKGGKINVLVDKADDNASTTILVKNENGDVVYREIVAKGNQKFGRQLNVTDLEAGKYQIDVTSQNETQTKTFQLSDQKTERALTIK from the coding sequence ATGAAAAACTCATTCAAAAATATCGCTCTTGCTTTCGCTTTTGTTACTTCTTTCACTTTCGCTGCTAACGCTGAAAATAAAGAAACTAAAAAAACTTCCAGCTTTGGAACCGGGGTTTACATCAACAAAGGAGGAAAAATCAATGTCTTGGTCGACAAAGCGGATGATAATGCTTCAACAACCATTCTTGTGAAAAATGAAAACGGAGACGTCGTTTACCGTGAAATTGTAGCCAAAGGAAATCAGAAATTCGGTCGCCAGTTAAATGTTACGGATCTTGAAGCTGGTAAATACCAAATCGATGTAACAAGCCAAAACGAAACACAAACCAAAACATTCCAATTGTCAGATCAAAAAACAGAACGTGCATTGACAATCAAATAA